In Camelina sativa cultivar DH55 chromosome 16, Cs, whole genome shotgun sequence, a single window of DNA contains:
- the LOC104750506 gene encoding LOB domain-containing protein 40-like: MRMSCNGCRVLRKGCSDNCSIRPCLQWIKSAESQANATVFLAKFYGRAGLMNLLSTGPDHLRPGIFRSLLYEACGRIVNPIYGSVGLLWSGNWHLCQAAVEAVMRGSPVTPIACDAAVTSQAHPFNNNKLCDIRHVSSKEENVKRRSRGACKGERNVRSQSHESSLSHESPVSSEGTTTEEPKSWIGLELTLGLEPLARGSHVVVPMKKRKLERCGTSEDEDTCKIELGLVCSE; the protein is encoded by the exons ATGCGTATGAGCTGTAACGGATGTCGAGTTCTTCGAAAAGGCTGCAGTGACAACTGTAGCATAAGGCCTTGTCTTCAATGGATCAAATCCGCTGAATCTCAAGCCAACGCTACCGTCTTCCTAGCCAAATTCTACGGCCGTGCCGGCCTCATGAACCTCCTCAGTACCGGTCCTGACCACCTCCGTCCTG gaatATTTAGGTCATTGTTGTACGAAGCATGCGGGAGGATTGTGAATCCGATATATGGATCAGTCGGGTTATTGTGGTCTGGAAATTGGCATCTTTGTCAAGCGGCGGTAGAGGCAGTGATGAGAGGCTCTCCGGTGACTCCGATCGCTTGTGACGCGGCGGTTACGAGTCAGGCTCATCCttttaacaacaacaagctTTGTGACATAAGACACGTGTCAAGCAAGGAGGAGAACGTGAAGAGACGGAGCCGTGGTGCATGCAAGGGAGAGAGAAACGTGAGGTCACAGAGTCACGAGTCATCGCTTAGTCACGAGTCGCCAGTGTCTTCGGAAGGGACGACGACGGAGGAACCAAAGAGTTGGATCGGGCTTGAGCTGACTTTGGGGTTAGAGCCTTTGGCACGTGGGAGTCACGTGGTGGTGCcgatgaagaaaagaaagttgGAGAGGTGTGGCACGTCTGAGGATGAGGACACGTGTAAGATTGAGCTCGGACTCGTGTGTAGTGAGTGA